The nucleotide sequence AATGTTTTATTTGAATTGAATTTAGGGAGGTTTAAAAATGAAAATGCGTAAGTGGATGGGGTTGTTAGTAGTAGCAATACTAGGTGCTACATTACTAGTAACCGGCTGCAGCAAGCAAGAAGCAAAAGAAGGCGGAGATGCAGCTAAAGGTGATACGATTAAAGTTGGTATTAACTATGAATTATCAGGTGCAGTTGCTACATATGGTACCAATACTAAAAATGCAATTTTATTAGCTTTTGACGAAATCAATGCTGCTGGCGGGGTCAACGGCAAAAAAATTGAGGCAGTGGTCCTTGATAACAAATCTGATTCTGCGGAAGCTTTAAGTGTTTCCACCAAATTAGTATCCCAAGAAAAAGTTATTGCACAAATGGGTCCGGCAACTAGTGGTGCTTGTTTAAGTGTAATTCCTGTTATTACTCAAGGTAAAATTCCTTTGATTGCAACAGCAGCTACAAATCTTGATGTAACTGTAGATCCACAAACAAAGCAAACAAGAGACTTTGTATTCCGTACCTGCTTTACAGACCCACCCCAGGCAATTGCAGGTGCTAATTTTGCCGCTAATGATTTAAAAGTTAAGAAAGTAGCTATTTACTACGATAATACAAATGATTATAGTAAAGGTTTATATAAAGTATTTAAAGAAGAAATTGCTAAACTTGGTGGTACAGTAGTTGCTGAAGAAGGTTTTACTGCTGATGACCAAGAATTTAGGCCTACATTAACTAAATTTAAAAATGCTGGTGCTGAATTAATTTATATACCTGCTTATTATGAAAAAGTAGCTA is from Bacillota bacterium LX-D and encodes:
- a CDS encoding ABC transporter substrate-binding protein, whose protein sequence is MKMRKWMGLLVVAILGATLLVTGCSKQEAKEGGDAAKGDTIKVGINYELSGAVATYGTNTKNAILLAFDEINAAGGVNGKKIEAVVLDNKSDSAEALSVSTKLVSQEKVIAQMGPATSGACLSVIPVITQGKIPLIATAATNLDVTVDPQTKQTRDFVFRTCFTDPPQAIAGANFAANDLKVKKVAIYYDNTNDYSKGLYKVFKEEIAKLGGTVVAEEGFTADDQEFRPTLTKFKNAGAELIYIPAYYEKVAKIISQAREIGITAPFLGADGWDSPDLVKIAGKDALNGTYFTNHYSSNDPSEKVQKFVKAYEAKYNKVPDSFAALGYDAAYLLADAIKRANSTDPIAIKDALAQTKDFDAVTGKLSFDEKHNPIKEITIIELKNGEQTLKTKIAPQQ